Below is a window of Planctomycetes bacterium MalM25 DNA.
AGCCCGCATGGCGGGGCTCGGCGAGCAGCAGCGTCTGTGCGCCCGCCGCGAGGATCACCACCGCCCCCAGGGCGAAGACCGGTGCGCAACCGATGACGCCCACCAGCGCCCCCACCAGCGGCGAGCCAATGATCACCGGCCACGCCAGGCACATGCCGACGGCGCTCACGTAACGCGGGTGCTCCTCGCGCGGAGCCAGCTCGAGCGTGTAGTTGATCAGCATCTTGATCGTCACGGGCGTGAAGCCGAGCGGCAGGAAGACGATCCAGAACCAGCCGGCGCTCACCTCGGGGGCGAGCCAGCCGAGCGCCGCCGCGGTGAGGGGCGCCAGCGCGGCGCCGATCACACAGAACCGGACCGCCGCCCGGTTGCCCAGGCGATCGGCCATCGGGCCGGTGAACAGGCTCAGCACGGCGACCGCGAGGTGCTGCGTGACGGTCCACACCATCAGCGACGACGTGTCGAACGCGGCGCCGCCGCTCGCCTCGGCAAGCTCGCGCGCCAGAGCCTGGTAGTGCGGGAAGAGGGTGAAGGTCGCACTGAACAGCAGGGCGACGATCGCCACGCGGCGGTAGGGGCCCGGGGCGAACGCCAGGGTCGACGCGTCCCACAGCCGACGCCAGGCGGGCGTCGACTCCTCTTGGAAGTCGTCCCCCTTCTCGCGCACGGCGAGCATCGTCACGCTCGCCAGCGCGAAGCAGACCGCCGGCGCGGCGAACAGCCAGGTGAAGCCGCCGTCGGGCAGCCGCAGCCACTGCGGCATCAGCCACCAAGCGGCGGCGATGGCGATCGGCGCCCCGACGAACACGCCCGCCGCGAACAGCCGCCCGCGCCGCTGCGGCCGGATCAGCTTGCCGCCGATCGAGTGGATCGCCAACTGGTTGAGCCCCGTCAGCGTGAAGAAGACCGCGTAGGCCGCCAAGAAGAAGTAAGGCATCCAGCCGGCCGGCTCACCGTTGGCGTCGCGCCACACGCCGCTTGCCCACACGATCGACAGCACCGCGAAGGGGATCGCCATGCCGAAGGTCGACAGGCAGACCGCCCAGCGCTTCTGCGGCATCAGCTTGAGCGACCGCGCGAACAACGCGGGCGGAACGCTGAAGCCGAGCCGGTTGAAGACCATCAACGAGCCGCGCAGCGTGGCGTCGCCGCCGATGGCGTCCATGAAGAACGGCATCACGATGCTCTCGGTCTTGAAGACCCAACCGACCCGCATGAGCACCTGGTGCAGGGCGAGCCAGACGAAGTTGCGGGGCTCGTTCTCGTGCGTCTCCTCGCAGGGGAGCGGCACGCTCTCGGTCTGCGGCAGGTCGCTCCCCAAGCCGAGCACCGCTTCGTCCGACGACGGTCGGGCGGCGGACTCGTCGAGGGTCGAGGACATACGGCGCAGGCGGGAGGGAGGGCGCGGGCGGGAGCCCCACTGTACGCGAGCCGAGGGCCAACGAGAACGGTGGGGCGATCGCAAGGACCGGCCGCAACGACCTGAGGTTCTACTGTGGGAGGCGTCTCCGACGCCGATAACGCGTGGCGAGCCGTTGCGGCTGGCGTACCGTTATCGGCGTCGGGAGACGCCTCCCACAGGAAAGGGCGACCGAGGGCGCAAGATCAGTCGGCTGCCGCCGACGGCTCGGGGCCATCGGCTAACAACATGCCGAGGTAGCTGCGGGGCTCCGGTTCGGTTAGCCCCAACTCGCTCGCGAGCGCGACGACGGCCGCCTCGGCCGCGTCGCGGGTGGCGTCGTCGGCGAGCGTCTCGACTTCGGCAAAGCTGCCGAGCCCTTCGACCTCGTCGATCGTCAGCTCGAACGCGCGACCCTCGCGTTCCAAGAGGAACGGCGTGCGGCGTTTGGTGACCGTCGCCACGGGGCGGAAGCCGAGCTTCACGAGCACCTCGCCCCAACCGTCCGCCGTGCCGTCGGCGAGGGGGAGCTCCAGCTCGAAGCGAGTCTTCGCGAGGCCCCCCTGCTTCGGTCCTTTATAGGTGACCACCGCCTCGCCCCCGACCGTCCGCACCCGCAGCGCCTCGTCGGTCTGGGCGAAGTCGCGGGCGGGGTGGTTATAGTACGCGTCCGACTGCGTCACCGCTTCCTGAGCCCCGGCGCCAAGCTCCGCGAGCCGCTGACGGAAGGCTTCCGGGTTGGGCAACGCAAACTTCAGTTCGACTTCGAGCATCAGGACCGGCCTCGCAGCAGATAGAACCGAGCCGTCGGCGGCAGCCGACGGATGACCGAAGAAGAGAACCACAAAGGCACGAAGGGCACAACGGCGCGATGCGATTCGGAACGTTTAGAGAATGGTTCAGGATGGCATTCTGGGTCACTGTATGCCTTAGCTTGGTGTTCTATGTCTTGCCCTGGGTAGAGAGTTACTTTGGCAAAGACGCTATTGAGCCTGCCCTAACCATCATCCTCGTATCCATGCTCGTCATCGCGACGGTCAACGCGAACCGTTCGGGCTTTCTCGGATCGAAGCTGCGGCTTTCTCTTCTGGATTTGATCGTCGTCACCACCACCATAGCGCTGTACTGCACTGCATTCAGTTTGGCGTCGCCATTCGAGTGGCCCCGGACGAGCGGCCTCTTCCAGGGCCTGATAGGCTGGTGGGTAGCCGCGTTCGTGTATCGACTTGTTGGCAACCACCTCTATTTCACGGAACGTTGGAGCAATCCTGGAGCTTACTTGCAACAACTCGTTCCGGCACGCTTCGTCCCAAGAGACCACTTAATCATTGCCAGCGCCCTACTGCTGCTCGTCGTCATCCTAAAGCAGCTCCAAGGCGGAGAGGCTTTCACTTGGGTGTTCTTGATCCTGATTGGCGCCGCCATCCGAGCCCACCTCATCGCCTACGAACGGACCGCGATTTGGCAGAATTCTGATGCCGTGCGCCTACTGAGCAAATGGTGGTGCTGGGAGGATGGCAACTTACGCCTCATCCGGGATCGTGCAGCAACACGATTGGCGCCCTCTGATGGCAGCAAGAACCTGCCCGCTAGCTGGTGGCCCCTTGTTCCGGATGGATGTGTCTCGCAGTTAGAAGAGGTTCTCGCCTCGAAACGAAAGCCAAAGAGCAGCCATCGGCGAACAAGTACCAGTAAGTGAGCAGGCGATGCGATGCGGAATCCGTGACCTGATGCTGGCGACGACCCTCGTGGCGATCTACGCGGCCGGGTTCGCTCACCTCGCCCGGCTCGGCGGTCAGCCGGTACGGTTCCATGAGATGCTGGGTGGGTTGGTCATGGTAAGCACCATGGGGGCGACCGTCCTTTGGCTGGGACGCCGTTCGTATCGGCGGGCGGGCGAGCCACTCGTGGCTTGGCGATCAGCCAATTGGTGGGCGCCACACACGATGTTCCTCTTAATGTTCGCCGGCTACCTCGGCTTGTGCACGTGGCGAGGCTCCACGCTCGGGATCATTTTTCCGCTCATGATGGCGTTCCAACAGTTTGCATTCTTGTTCCACCAACGCATTCAGCTTAGCCGAGAGGGGCTGTTGCTAGGCCTGGCGTTCATCCCTTGGGACGAGTGCAAGCTTGTCCCCGTAGAAGGGGTGGCACACTTCGAGTTATCCACGACAGGACGCCTTTTCCCTCCGCGGTGGCCGATCAAGAAGCAAAGACTCGCCGTGCCCGCCGAAGTGCATGAAGCGGTTCTCGAGGCGCTCGCGGAGATTCGGGGAGACGGTCCGATCCCGTGACTTGCGTCTCTCACCGCAGGTAGGTCGCCCCGTCGATGGCGACGCCCTCCGGCGCCCGCTCCGCGACGCCCGCCGCGTCGAGCGCCCAGAGGGGGCTGATCTCGATCGGCGTGTCATCCGGCGTGGAAACGCCGGCAGCATTTAGCCAGCGGCGATACTGGTCGCTCAGGAAACGCTGCACGTACTCGGGCGTGTCCTTCGGCGCGCCGGGGGCATTCTTCAGCGGCGCGAAGATCTCCTCCTCGGCGTACTCGACGACGATCGGCCGCTCCGCCTGGGGCAGCAGGTCGAAGATGAACCGCTCGAACTTCAGGGCGTTGTTCTCGGTCGGCGTGACCGGCTCGCCCGCTCCGTCCTCTTCAAACGGCACGTCCACTTCAAACGGGAGGTGTGAGACCTTCTTCTTCGCGATGTGGAACGGCAACGCGTCCTTCAGAGAAAGCATCCGCTCCAGGAAAGCCACGCCGAAGACGTGCACCGCGATGCTGCCCGCCCAGTACTTGAGGCCGCCCGCTTCGTCCTTCACTTCCGCGACGTCCTCCGGGAAGTCGCTGTACTCGATGACGCAGAGCTTGCCGTCGACCATCACGAAGTTGCCGAGCTTCTCGCCGGGCGTCTCCTTCGCGACGGCGACGCTCGTCAGCTCGCTCTGGGCGCCCAGGTGGTAGCCGAGCAGCTCGGCGTCGCCGATCGGGACGAGCGGGTTGTCGACTTGCAGGTAGAACAGGTTCTCGACACCCCGCCGCCGCATGTGGTCGATCGCGCCCTCGCCGTGCTGCGCGCCCGGCTGCTGGCTCTTGAAGGTCGCGAGCGCCGCGATCGTGCCGCCGTGGCCATCGGGCGAAAGGAAGAGGCGGCCCGGCTCGGCGAGCAGCAGCTTGCCGGTCGCCCTATCGACCGCGGGCATCGTCCCCTGGCAGAAGATGAAGAGATCGTCGTCCGCGAGGCCGAAGTTGTCGTTGGCGGCGAGGAACTCGATTGTGTCCTCGTGCGTGACGGGGCTGGTCATCAGGTAGACGGGCACGCCGACGCCGTGCCGCTTGGCGAGCGCGACCGCCTTCTCCAAGTGGATCTGGAAGAGGGTCGCGTCGGAGACCGGGCCGACCGGGTACATCCCCTTCGGCTTGTCGAAG
It encodes the following:
- a CDS encoding putative uridylyltransferase translates to MPAPTELADRLAKHDQSHVLAHWDKLSESERQTLAAQLGAIDLDELASLFAGEVDQPDWHAAARRAEPPVAMRLTDREAEQGGGLGVTPDAAREQGKAALNAGKVGVLLVAGGQGSRLGFDKPKGMYPVGPVSDATLFQIHLEKAVALAKRHGVGVPVYLMTSPVTHEDTIEFLAANDNFGLADDDLFIFCQGTMPAVDRATGKLLLAEPGRLFLSPDGHGGTIAALATFKSQQPGAQHGEGAIDHMRRRGVENLFYLQVDNPLVPIGDAELLGYHLGAQSELTSVAVAKETPGEKLGNFVMVDGKLCVIEYSDFPEDVAEVKDEAGGLKYWAGSIAVHVFGVAFLERMLSLKDALPFHIAKKKVSHLPFEVDVPFEEDGAGEPVTPTENNALKFERFIFDLLPQAERPIVVEYAEEEIFAPLKNAPGAPKDTPEYVQRFLSDQYRRWLNAAGVSTPDDTPIEISPLWALDAAGVAERAPEGVAIDGATYLR
- a CDS encoding CYTH domain protein codes for the protein MLEVELKFALPNPEAFRQRLAELGAGAQEAVTQSDAYYNHPARDFAQTDEALRVRTVGGEAVVTYKGPKQGGLAKTRFELELPLADGTADGWGEVLVKLGFRPVATVTKRRTPFLLEREGRAFELTIDEVEGLGSFAEVETLADDATRDAAEAAVVALASELGLTEPEPRSYLGMLLADGPEPSAAAD
- a CDS encoding Major Facilitator Superfamily protein, which encodes MSSTLDESAARPSSDEAVLGLGSDLPQTESVPLPCEETHENEPRNFVWLALHQVLMRVGWVFKTESIVMPFFMDAIGGDATLRGSLMVFNRLGFSVPPALFARSLKLMPQKRWAVCLSTFGMAIPFAVLSIVWASGVWRDANGEPAGWMPYFFLAAYAVFFTLTGLNQLAIHSIGGKLIRPQRRGRLFAAGVFVGAPIAIAAAWWLMPQWLRLPDGGFTWLFAAPAVCFALASVTMLAVREKGDDFQEESTPAWRRLWDASTLAFAPGPYRRVAIVALLFSATFTLFPHYQALARELAEASGGAAFDTSSLMVWTVTQHLAVAVLSLFTGPMADRLGNRAAVRFCVIGAALAPLTAAALGWLAPEVSAGWFWIVFLPLGFTPVTIKMLINYTLELAPREEHPRYVSAVGMCLAWPVIIGSPLVGALVGVIGCAPVFALGAVVILAAGAQTLLLAEPRHAG